The Solibacillus sp. FSL W7-1436 genome window below encodes:
- a CDS encoding YndJ family protein — MLVNLRHVLSRPLTIIGIVCMIWLLLFNEQTSMYYYLTLAQLLFVPVMVEQLVSLRNWQRLIIATGQLAVTVLYFTQNDFLILLCVLTYLLSTLIVASHGVNRFLRRGFVNTAEIMIDIGLVYIVMGALWFLAFHLQFDTGFSPIITWLTAIHFHYSAFLLCITVGLIGRLHMTRYYKFCCAVIAAGPMLVAVGITFSRIVEIISVSLYVLAIFSISFFVMKWPLPRVQRLFIRLAFLTLCFTIIWSFLYAYSNLTGTNLVDIPDMLNFHGLLNCLGFGISVVIAWSLLLPSSKHLDYTFPISGIRGRFSPTNKPSQGLVDDMSSYINKEAIPELVSAFYERTTQFELKASVQWATWFKPFAFVYQFISRKLGQLNLPFSSKTIVMDGEIWQVDPQQDGREKPRVWQRSINGDPVFNAIYSKHHDASNTYMNIALPLPFSSMHGILQLSVKDRALYLTSDGQGDAGTYLAIGFYVFKLPLHEYFVIMEQKGTLTATHQMTLFGITFLHIDYQIRKK; from the coding sequence ATGCTGGTCAATTTACGCCATGTGCTCAGTAGGCCATTAACAATCATTGGCATTGTCTGTATGATCTGGCTTCTGTTATTTAACGAACAGACATCTATGTATTATTATTTGACGCTGGCTCAACTTCTCTTTGTACCCGTCATGGTGGAACAGCTGGTTTCACTGAGAAACTGGCAAAGACTTATTATAGCAACCGGACAGCTTGCAGTTACTGTACTGTATTTCACGCAAAATGATTTCCTCATTCTGCTTTGTGTACTTACCTACTTACTAAGTACGCTTATCGTTGCCTCCCATGGGGTCAACCGGTTTTTGCGAAGAGGCTTTGTCAATACAGCTGAAATAATGATCGATATCGGTCTAGTTTATATTGTGATGGGTGCACTGTGGTTTTTGGCATTCCATCTTCAGTTCGATACAGGATTCAGTCCGATTATTACATGGCTGACCGCTATTCATTTTCATTATTCCGCCTTTCTGCTATGCATTACAGTCGGATTGATTGGACGTCTTCATATGACCCGCTATTACAAGTTTTGCTGCGCGGTTATCGCTGCAGGACCAATGTTAGTAGCTGTCGGAATCACCTTCTCAAGAATCGTTGAAATCATTTCGGTTAGCTTATATGTACTCGCCATTTTCAGCATTAGCTTTTTTGTTATGAAATGGCCATTGCCGCGTGTGCAGCGTCTGTTCATTCGCCTGGCATTTCTGACATTATGCTTTACAATAATTTGGTCGTTTTTATACGCATACAGCAATTTAACAGGAACGAATCTTGTAGACATTCCGGATATGCTGAACTTCCACGGGCTTTTAAATTGTTTAGGATTTGGAATCTCTGTAGTGATCGCTTGGAGCTTATTGCTGCCGTCGTCAAAGCACCTCGACTATACATTCCCGATAAGCGGAATCCGCGGGCGATTTTCACCAACAAACAAACCGTCACAAGGACTGGTAGATGATATGTCATCATATATCAATAAAGAAGCAATTCCTGAACTTGTTAGTGCGTTTTATGAACGTACTACACAATTTGAATTAAAAGCGTCTGTTCAATGGGCTACATGGTTTAAACCTTTTGCTTTTGTGTATCAGTTCATTAGCAGGAAATTGGGACAGCTGAATTTACCGTTTTCTTCAAAAACGATTGTGATGGACGGAGAAATCTGGCAAGTTGATCCGCAACAAGATGGCCGGGAAAAACCGCGCGTCTGGCAAAGATCAATCAATGGTGACCCGGTATTCAATGCCATCTACTCAAAGCATCATGATGCATCCAATACCTATATGAATATCGCTTTGCCTCTGCCCTTCTCTTCGATGCACGGTATACTGCAGCTTTCCGTAAAAGACCGCGCACTGTACTTAACAAGTGATGGACAAGGCGATGCCGGTACATATTTGGCGATCGGATTCTATGTATTCAAACTTCCGTTACATGAGTATTTTGTGATTATGGAACAAAAAGGAACCCTTACCGCAACCCATCAGATGACACTATTTGGTATAACGTTTTTACATATTGATTATCAAATACGGAAAAAATAA
- a CDS encoding DUF4166 domain-containing protein yields the protein MIYETLLAENFNRLHPKLQERYRLPLGQPFHAQGTMQVIHSGPCFLRPMYHLFTKTNFLFPEYGEEIPFTITNTARMNNEKEAEVYWERTFHFPQATRKFNATMTVDLERQIVKDYLGDPALFYSDLQMDVTKDGFLMIRSSEQRVVIGRKEVGLPKKLTGRVVVTEGYDDTKDMYTIHVSIYNDLIGRMMMYAGQFTPCAQ from the coding sequence ATGATCTACGAAACATTGCTGGCAGAAAACTTTAACAGACTGCACCCAAAACTGCAGGAAAGGTATCGCCTCCCATTAGGACAGCCTTTTCATGCACAAGGAACAATGCAAGTTATTCATTCAGGACCATGTTTTTTACGACCGATGTATCATTTGTTTACGAAAACAAACTTCCTTTTTCCCGAGTACGGCGAGGAAATACCTTTTACAATAACGAATACCGCAAGAATGAACAATGAAAAGGAAGCCGAAGTCTATTGGGAGCGTACTTTCCATTTCCCACAGGCAACACGTAAGTTCAATGCAACGATGACTGTCGATCTGGAACGGCAAATCGTAAAGGATTATTTAGGGGATCCGGCATTGTTCTACTCGGATTTACAAATGGATGTTACAAAGGACGGTTTCTTAATGATCCGCTCTTCAGAACAGCGTGTCGTTATCGGTCGGAAAGAAGTTGGCTTGCCAAAGAAACTGACAGGCCGAGTTGTTGTAACGGAAGGGTATGACGATACGAAGGATATGTATACGATACATGTCTCCATCTATAATGACCTCATTGGAAGGATGATGATGTATGCTGGTCAATTTACGCCATGTGCTCAGTAG
- a CDS encoding DoxX-like family protein produces MKKNPIYVETVIDSSIEEVWHYTQQPDLHEQWDLRFTSITYNEKQHEDAPQTFTYTTKIMPGLSVAGWGESKGTHEKASGIKTSSLHFGTPQLISPIKEGRGYWQYIPNGDRVTFLTQYDYDVRFGRFGQLFDLLFRPVIGWATALSFNVLARWIETGEKPATQYRRFFSYYLLCFLFSFIWLYQGLIPKVLMKHPLEIDMLMELSPLTFGQASTAIIWVGILEMMIGLLFLVPKLQPLLLKAQILLFPLLTLSAIIAAPSVATAPFNVVTFNIGLWIASIVALLLAKELPTAKFCKRKRGA; encoded by the coding sequence TTGAAGAAAAATCCGATTTATGTGGAAACCGTAATAGACAGCTCGATTGAAGAAGTATGGCATTATACACAGCAGCCCGACCTTCATGAACAATGGGATTTACGTTTCACATCCATCACCTACAATGAAAAACAGCATGAGGACGCGCCTCAAACTTTTACATATACAACTAAAATAATGCCGGGCCTGTCAGTAGCGGGTTGGGGTGAAAGTAAAGGTACACATGAAAAGGCAAGTGGTATAAAAACCTCCTCACTCCATTTCGGGACACCGCAACTCATTTCCCCGATCAAGGAAGGACGCGGCTACTGGCAATATATCCCGAATGGGGACCGTGTAACCTTTCTGACCCAGTATGACTATGACGTCCGGTTCGGTCGATTCGGGCAATTATTTGATTTGCTGTTCCGCCCTGTTATCGGCTGGGCAACTGCATTAAGTTTCAATGTCCTGGCGAGATGGATTGAAACCGGCGAAAAACCGGCAACCCAATATCGAAGATTTTTCAGCTATTATTTACTGTGCTTCCTATTCAGTTTCATTTGGCTCTATCAAGGTCTCATTCCGAAAGTGCTGATGAAGCATCCGCTTGAAATTGATATGCTGATGGAACTGTCACCGCTAACGTTTGGTCAAGCATCAACGGCTATTATTTGGGTAGGTATTTTGGAAATGATGATCGGATTACTCTTTTTAGTCCCGAAATTGCAACCACTGCTGCTAAAAGCACAAATTTTATTATTCCCATTGCTTACATTAAGCGCAATTATAGCTGCGCCTTCAGTTGCAACCGCACCATTTAATGTTGTTACCTTCAACATTGGCTTATGGATTGCTTCAATAGTCGCATTACTGCTGGCAAAAGAATTACCGACAGCAAAATTCTGCAAACGAAAAAGAGGTGCTTAA
- a CDS encoding DNA alkylation repair protein, with protein MNENNRYSKADSILLQINSKTKLGDLRKIAKDIKKDHELAMELWSTGAYLPRLLAILIMDKILLSQEVLTILDQDMQTHPFDERNNLMDWLMANQLMKGKKTIDLMESWENSSSVLQRRTFWYYQTRLRWTGQTPPDNTADLLSKIEAKIKKEEPEVQWAMNLTAGWIGVYDEKYRARCIELGKNIGLYKDDKVAKGCTPSYLPEFIAIEVNKRQNG; from the coding sequence ATGAATGAAAATAATCGCTATTCAAAAGCAGATAGCATTCTACTTCAGATCAATAGTAAAACTAAGCTAGGCGACTTACGCAAAATCGCCAAGGATATAAAAAAGGATCATGAATTAGCAATGGAACTGTGGTCAACTGGAGCGTATTTACCTAGATTATTGGCAATTTTAATTATGGACAAAATACTTCTATCACAAGAGGTGCTAACTATACTTGATCAGGATATGCAGACACACCCTTTTGATGAGCGAAATAATTTAATGGATTGGTTAATGGCAAATCAGCTTATGAAAGGCAAGAAAACAATTGACTTGATGGAGTCATGGGAAAATAGCAGTTCTGTTCTGCAAAGGCGGACTTTCTGGTATTATCAGACGAGACTGAGATGGACTGGACAAACACCGCCAGATAACACAGCAGACTTACTTTCAAAAATAGAAGCAAAAATTAAAAAAGAAGAACCGGAAGTCCAATGGGCTATGAATCTCACTGCGGGCTGGATCGGTGTATATGATGAAAAGTATCGTGCACGTTGTATTGAACTCGGTAAAAATATAGGTCTTTACAAAGATGACAAAGTAGCAAAAGGATGTACGCCAAGCTATTTGCCGGAGTTCATTGCGATTGAAGTGAACAAAAGACAAAATGGCTAG
- a CDS encoding peptidylprolyl isomerase, producing MRKLFSLMFVLAIVLAACSSSELSITEVHKIPPKVQESIDSIDTDYTLQIVNDSKTDVKYIIFQSAGTVTAELEEREDILDIKLDTENGGNSELIQYVYKITRGDAQFDTINVKINGQDTPIDNSIGF from the coding sequence TTGAGAAAACTATTCTCATTAATGTTTGTTTTAGCAATAGTATTAGCAGCTTGTAGCTCATCAGAATTGAGTATTACTGAAGTGCATAAGATTCCTCCAAAAGTACAGGAGAGTATTGATTCTATTGATACCGATTATACATTGCAGATAGTTAATGACAGTAAAACTGATGTGAAGTACATTATTTTTCAATCTGCAGGAACAGTAACAGCTGAACTGGAAGAGAGAGAAGACATATTAGATATAAAATTGGATACCGAAAACGGAGGAAATAGCGAGTTAATACAATACGTTTATAAAATTACACGTGGTGACGCACAATTTGACACAATTAATGTAAAAATAAATGGCCAAGATACACCTATTGATAATTCCATAGGTTTTTAG
- a CDS encoding alkaline phosphatase family protein — MQKISNHVIVISYDAFSKDNWESAASKPNLAKLIERGASTNLLKSVYPTLTYVIHSSYVTGVYPDRHGVFHNNPFQPFVPENDQNWHWFRSDIQVPTVYEAARKKGLTTAGLLWPVSGKADIKYNIPEIKAVKNENQALKILKSGSKLFTMQMELKYGKVRQGIQQPYLDDFTTLCAADTIKKKKPNLLLMHLIDLDDSKHLHGTKGPHIEEVIERMDRRIGELVQATKDAGIYEETSFIIVGDHSQLDVQYKVYLNRILYDEGLIYEENGKWHWRAYVQGAGGSAYLHVQPDDTEAEQIALKILRDAARKESYGIEAILSTEELKKFHVASTFRYMIEAKEGYAFEDDHLQEAVVDLHTLGKKYATHGFSPNKPDYTSNLIISGNGVIAGSDIGEACVIDIGPTIAHILDLDFGNTDGKALTEIFKR, encoded by the coding sequence ATGCAGAAAATAAGTAATCATGTAATTGTCATTTCATATGATGCCTTTTCCAAAGATAATTGGGAAAGTGCTGCATCAAAACCGAATTTAGCAAAACTGATCGAACGAGGGGCATCCACAAATTTACTGAAAAGTGTTTACCCTACCCTCACCTATGTCATCCACAGTTCTTATGTGACGGGTGTTTATCCGGACCGGCACGGGGTTTTCCATAATAATCCGTTCCAGCCGTTCGTGCCTGAAAACGATCAAAACTGGCACTGGTTCCGCAGTGATATCCAAGTTCCAACCGTTTATGAAGCAGCACGAAAAAAAGGACTCACAACAGCCGGTCTTTTGTGGCCGGTATCGGGAAAAGCGGATATTAAATATAATATCCCTGAAATAAAAGCGGTCAAAAATGAAAACCAGGCATTAAAAATACTGAAAAGCGGCAGTAAGTTGTTTACGATGCAAATGGAGCTGAAGTATGGAAAAGTTCGGCAAGGGATTCAGCAGCCTTATTTGGATGACTTCACAACGTTATGTGCAGCAGATACGATTAAAAAGAAAAAGCCGAACCTGCTTTTAATGCACTTAATTGACCTCGATGATTCGAAGCATTTACATGGAACAAAAGGACCTCATATTGAAGAAGTTATTGAACGGATGGACCGGCGGATCGGAGAACTCGTCCAGGCGACAAAAGATGCGGGGATTTATGAAGAAACATCTTTTATAATCGTCGGGGATCATAGTCAGCTCGATGTTCAGTACAAAGTGTATTTGAACCGGATTTTATACGATGAAGGCCTCATTTATGAAGAAAATGGCAAATGGCATTGGCGCGCATATGTTCAAGGTGCAGGTGGTTCCGCTTATTTACATGTACAGCCAGATGATACGGAAGCAGAACAAATTGCCCTTAAAATTTTGCGGGATGCTGCAAGGAAAGAATCTTACGGAATCGAAGCCATTTTAAGTACGGAGGAATTGAAGAAATTTCATGTAGCCAGTACATTCCGCTATATGATTGAAGCAAAAGAAGGCTATGCTTTTGAAGATGACCATTTACAGGAAGCTGTTGTGGACTTACATACACTCGGCAAAAAGTATGCGACACACGGCTTTTCCCCAAACAAGCCCGATTATACGAGCAACCTGATTATTTCGGGCAACGGTGTTATCGCCGGTTCAGACATTGGCGAAGCCTGTGTCATTGATATCGGTCCGACCATTGCGCATATTCTGGATTTGGACTTTGGAAATACCGATGGCAAAGCATTGACTGAAATTTTTAAGCGATAA
- a CDS encoding MFS transporter, with the protein MLVKLTKEEKSWILYDCGNSAYSIAITTALFPIVFGMFQGVNNMDLGYFNSLASIIVAVLSPILGAFADYKDKKKRFFIFFALVGIISTLSFTFISPDSGQWQLLIVMYILSCIGFAGTNIFYDSFLVDVTTDEKMDKVSSAGFAFGYISSVIPFGISLVVILIMGMDAAIGYQIGFCITALWWGLLTIPMIKDVKQRHYIEPEPNPIGNSFKRLGQTFLNIKDYKIVFMFLIAYFCYIDGVDTIIKMVVPYATSVLGSDGLNTFMLLAILLVIQIVAFPFALLYGSLAKKYSTRALIIVGITTYMIACIAAFFISELWHIFILGIMIGSAQGGIQALSRSYYGKIIPKERSNEFFGFYNIFGKFAAIIGPFLMALTTTMTGDARYSILSIIPLFIIGLIVFLMLPKDAHEQTKLAG; encoded by the coding sequence ATGTTAGTGAAACTGACAAAAGAAGAAAAGTCCTGGATTTTATACGACTGCGGAAATTCGGCTTATTCCATTGCGATCACTACCGCCCTTTTCCCCATTGTCTTCGGGATGTTCCAAGGTGTGAACAACATGGATTTAGGCTATTTCAATTCACTTGCCAGTATAATTGTCGCTGTTCTAAGTCCTATTTTAGGAGCCTTTGCTGACTATAAGGACAAGAAAAAACGTTTCTTCATCTTTTTTGCGTTAGTCGGAATTATTTCAACTCTTTCCTTTACATTTATTTCACCGGATAGCGGACAATGGCAGCTTTTGATCGTCATGTACATTCTTTCATGTATCGGTTTTGCCGGCACCAATATTTTCTATGATTCTTTCCTGGTCGATGTAACGACAGATGAGAAGATGGATAAAGTATCATCAGCCGGCTTTGCTTTCGGCTACATTTCAAGTGTCATTCCATTTGGGATTAGTTTAGTCGTCATCTTAATTATGGGGATGGATGCAGCGATCGGTTATCAAATCGGATTTTGCATTACCGCGCTATGGTGGGGATTACTGACGATTCCGATGATTAAAGATGTCAAACAGCGCCACTATATAGAACCCGAACCGAATCCGATCGGCAATAGTTTCAAACGCTTAGGTCAAACCTTCTTAAATATTAAAGACTATAAAATAGTATTCATGTTTTTAATCGCCTATTTCTGCTATATCGATGGTGTCGATACAATTATAAAAATGGTTGTTCCGTACGCGACAAGCGTTTTAGGCTCCGACGGGCTGAATACGTTTATGCTATTGGCCATTCTGCTTGTTATTCAGATTGTAGCGTTTCCTTTTGCACTGCTCTATGGATCGCTTGCAAAAAAATATTCGACACGGGCATTAATTATTGTCGGGATTACGACGTATATGATTGCCTGTATCGCAGCATTTTTCATTTCGGAACTGTGGCATATCTTTATTTTAGGGATTATGATTGGATCTGCACAAGGCGGGATTCAGGCGCTCAGCCGTTCCTATTACGGGAAAATTATTCCGAAAGAACGCTCCAATGAATTTTTCGGTTTCTATAATATTTTCGGGAAGTTTGCTGCGATTATCGGTCCTTTTTTAATGGCACTGACAACAACGATGACCGGTGATGCCAGATACAGTATTTTATCAATTATCCCTCTATTCATCATCGGGCTTATTGTCTTTTTAATGCTCCCGAAAGATGCGCACGAACAAACTAAGTTAGCAGGGTGA
- a CDS encoding MDR family MFS transporter has product MARIFNYFHPLVWIILSGTIFVRTASFMAIPFLALYLHNELQASPLLIGITIGIAPLFSTFGGLIGGYLTDRFGRKTVIIITVFIWCLTFVGFALAPSAVYFVVLNAVNGLCRSFFEPGTQALMIDFTEDAKKRRLFSVRYTAINIAAVMGPLLGVWVASLSSPATPFMITGIMYALYGLFLIVVLNRYEMKQKRLSSNQQIKTLLQAVFQDQKLLLFIAGGILVTVGYSQFNSTLPQFINMNVEDGVKLFSYVIVANSITVLAFQLPLTVLSEKISIYSSLKIGVVIFAVGLFLFGVSDSSWMFIAGMIVFSVGEIFSFPMMNAVIEEIAPEDQKGTYLGASQFKNIGGFIGPIIGGWLLTVYIDYMFAIISLIMLCSIFIYNRAQRLM; this is encoded by the coding sequence ATGGCAAGGATTTTCAACTATTTTCATCCACTTGTATGGATCATATTAAGTGGTACGATTTTTGTACGGACTGCGAGTTTTATGGCAATCCCGTTTTTAGCTTTATATTTACATAATGAACTTCAGGCCTCGCCTTTACTAATCGGAATTACAATTGGGATTGCCCCTCTGTTTTCAACATTCGGCGGATTAATCGGCGGTTATTTAACCGATCGTTTTGGACGAAAAACGGTTATCATTATTACGGTTTTTATATGGTGTCTTACATTTGTCGGGTTTGCGTTAGCTCCTTCTGCTGTTTACTTTGTCGTATTGAATGCGGTGAATGGGCTATGCCGCTCATTTTTTGAACCGGGTACTCAAGCACTGATGATTGATTTTACGGAAGATGCAAAGAAAAGACGTTTATTTTCCGTGCGTTACACGGCCATTAATATTGCGGCTGTTATGGGACCATTACTCGGTGTATGGGTCGCAAGCTTATCAAGTCCGGCAACACCGTTTATGATTACCGGTATTATGTATGCGTTGTATGGTTTATTTTTAATCGTTGTGTTAAACCGTTATGAAATGAAGCAAAAAAGACTTAGTTCAAACCAGCAAATCAAAACATTATTACAAGCGGTTTTCCAAGATCAGAAGCTGTTGCTGTTTATTGCGGGAGGTATTTTGGTTACGGTCGGATATTCCCAGTTCAATTCGACACTTCCGCAATTCATTAATATGAATGTGGAGGATGGGGTGAAGCTCTTTTCCTATGTGATTGTCGCGAATTCCATTACAGTACTGGCTTTTCAGCTGCCATTAACTGTTTTAAGTGAAAAAATTTCAATTTACAGTTCGCTGAAAATCGGCGTCGTCATTTTTGCAGTCGGATTATTTCTGTTTGGTGTTTCCGACAGTTCCTGGATGTTCATTGCGGGTATGATTGTGTTTTCGGTCGGTGAGATTTTCAGCTTTCCGATGATGAATGCAGTTATTGAGGAGATTGCACCTGAGGATCAGAAGGGGACATATCTTGGTGCGTCGCAGTTTAAAAATATCGGAGGATTTATCGGACCGATTATCGGGGGCTGGCTGTTGACGGTTTATATAGATTATATGTTTGCGATTATTTCATTAATCATGCTTTGCAGTATTTTTATATACAACCGAGCTCAAAGGCTGATGTGA
- a CDS encoding metal-dependent hydrolase encodes MKGRTHLTIGLGIGTVASVSQAPEMIPVVLAVSAVASLAPDLDGNNLLNKHVTKTARQIKKGGQFVGGIIMILSLAAYVNLLPFLDGDWFTQQNKLLFLALGAIIIAMSMRSQETLKNILMTILSLFLLYYAVTDELWWLVLFAVYIGAAGWFPHRGFTHTIWSVIFWAYMSHLLEVSTGADNLAIISTMAYLSHILGDMMTKKGVKFLAPITNKVFKIRI; translated from the coding sequence ATGAAAGGTCGAACACATTTAACAATTGGTTTAGGAATCGGGACCGTGGCATCTGTCAGTCAGGCACCGGAGATGATCCCGGTCGTTTTAGCAGTATCCGCGGTGGCTTCGCTTGCTCCGGATCTGGACGGAAACAATCTGTTGAATAAACATGTAACGAAAACGGCGAGGCAAATAAAAAAAGGCGGTCAATTTGTCGGCGGAATCATCATGATTCTTTCCTTGGCAGCCTACGTAAATCTTTTGCCTTTTTTGGATGGTGACTGGTTTACCCAACAAAATAAACTGCTGTTTTTAGCATTAGGCGCAATTATTATTGCAATGTCCATGAGAAGTCAGGAAACGCTTAAAAATATTTTAATGACTATTCTAAGTTTATTCCTTCTTTATTATGCGGTTACCGATGAACTTTGGTGGCTCGTTTTGTTTGCTGTATACATTGGGGCAGCCGGCTGGTTCCCGCATCGAGGGTTTACCCATACAATTTGGTCAGTAATCTTTTGGGCATATATGTCCCATCTGCTGGAAGTAAGTACAGGTGCTGACAATTTAGCGATTATCTCGACTATGGCTTATTTATCTCATATTTTAGGTGATATGATGACGAAAAAAGGGGTTAAATTCCTTGCCCCGATTACGAATAAAGTATTTAAAATTCGAATATAG
- a CDS encoding GGDEF domain-containing protein produces the protein MIEMHHRNSLLLLLISIFYFTHIIINIFIEGIASIFPAAIFFGLFGLIMILLIHRKVNAKFTMYVMIGSMYFYFYYLLNNSPYLVNYFFMWLALPLSAIYQHIKAVLVAGAASLFLTFYSFFYLHDEIFPNVIKEDFIYLILFGIFITIFLIVFILKVREANDKLQDLAYHDSLTGAANRVLLREKFDVMKHENVDSIALLFLDMNGFKKINDTYGHEIGDQLLRIIVLRIDGVLRETDLLCRLGGDEFVILTANVNDSILEKIKERIKSVLEKPMILDQHIINVSASIGWYYTTEVAYANLDDMIKESDRAMYKEKKLKDSYSEHVELL, from the coding sequence ATGATTGAAATGCATCATAGAAATTCATTATTACTTCTATTGATAAGTATTTTTTACTTTACACACATAATAATTAATATATTCATTGAAGGAATAGCGAGTATTTTTCCTGCAGCAATCTTTTTTGGACTATTTGGGCTCATCATGATTTTACTGATTCATAGGAAAGTGAATGCCAAATTTACAATGTATGTAATGATCGGCAGTATGTATTTTTATTTTTATTATCTACTTAATAATTCTCCGTATTTAGTAAATTATTTCTTTATGTGGCTCGCCCTACCGCTAAGTGCCATTTATCAGCATATAAAGGCCGTTTTGGTGGCAGGGGCCGCTTCGCTGTTTCTTACATTCTATTCATTTTTTTATCTTCATGATGAAATTTTTCCGAATGTCATCAAGGAAGATTTTATTTATTTAATACTGTTTGGTATATTTATCACCATTTTTCTCATTGTTTTCATCCTTAAAGTAAGGGAGGCCAACGACAAGTTACAGGACCTGGCTTACCACGATTCTTTAACAGGAGCCGCAAACCGTGTATTGCTCAGGGAAAAGTTTGATGTAATGAAGCATGAGAATGTCGACTCAATAGCTTTATTGTTCCTTGATATGAACGGCTTCAAAAAAATAAATGATACTTACGGACATGAAATTGGCGATCAATTATTACGGATAATTGTATTACGGATAGATGGCGTATTGAGGGAGACGGATTTACTTTGCCGGTTAGGGGGAGATGAATTCGTCATTTTAACGGCTAATGTTAATGATTCTATCTTGGAAAAGATTAAGGAACGGATAAAATCTGTGCTGGAGAAACCGATGATTCTGGATCAGCATATTATTAATGTTTCGGCAAGTATTGGATGGTATTACACAACGGAAGTTGCATATGCAAATTTAGACGACATGATTAAAGAGTCGGATCGGGCAATGTACAAAGAGAAGAAATTGAAAGATTCATATTCGGAACATGTGGAACTACTATGA